One Phaseolus vulgaris cultivar G19833 chromosome 2, P. vulgaris v2.0, whole genome shotgun sequence DNA window includes the following coding sequences:
- the LOC137812288 gene encoding protein JINGUBANG, with amino-acid sequence MRMKSWLRTCSSSSTSTHNSTISLLKQKPHAYDTSTTSSSVSEAPSSAITTSSLETNLSIQTLPSIPSLQNHTLTFSISHHCLNSLTPHPSRPVTSLAVTNNLLYAATDHEINVYDRHTCTTLHTFNTQPTSNSTKAITFSDNLVLTTHQDSKIRVWQNHKTHHRVFTTLPTVKDRLHRFLLPKNYITVRRHNKRLWIEHADAVTGLAVTNDAIYSVSWDRTLKIWRLSDFRCVESVNAHEDAVNAVAVSCDGTVYTGSADKRIRVWARPAGEKRHVLVATLEKHKSAVNALALNDDASVLFSGACDRSILVWEREDSANHMVVSGALRGHQKPILCLVNVSDLLLSGSADRTVRIWKRDSDGRFGCLAVLDGHRKPVKSLAAILENDEASPNNTLSVFSGTLDGEIKVWQVSITAQSTHYPQMDS; translated from the coding sequence ATGAGAATGAAGTCGTGGCTACGCACATGCTCTTCCTCCTCCACCTCCACTCACAACTCCACAATCTCACTCCTTAAACAAAAGCCACATGCATACGACACCTCAACAACCTCCTCCTCCGTTTCCGAAGCACCCTCTTCCGCCATCACCACTTCCTCTCTCGAAACCAACCTCTCAATACAAACCCTCCCATCCATTCCCTCTCTCCAAAACCATACCCTCACCTTCTCCATCTCCCACCACTGCCTCAACTCTCTCACCCCGCACCCCTCTCGCCCTGTCACCTCCCTTGCCGTCACCAACAACCTCCTCTACGCCGCAACGGACCACGAAATCAATGTCTACGATCGCCACACCTGCACCACCCTCCACACGTTCAACACCCAACCCACCTCAAACTCCACCAAAGCCATCACCTTCTCCGACAACCTCGTCCTCACCACCCACCAGGACTCCAAGATCCGCGTCTGGCAAAATCACAAGACCCACCACCGCGTGTTTACCACTCTCCCCACCGTCAAAGACCGTCTCCACCGTTTCCTCCTCCCGAAGAACTATATAACCGTCCGCCGCCATAACAAACGGCTCTGGATCGAACATGCAGACGCCGTCACGGGGCTCGCCGTTACTAACGACGCTATCTACTCCGTTTCGTGGGACAGAACTCTGAAGATATGGCGGCTCTCAGATTTCAGGTGCGTGGAGTCCGTGAATGCGCACGAGGACGCAGTCAACGCAGTGGCAGTGTCCTGCGATGGGACCGTGTACACTGGATCCGCGGATAAGAGAATACGTGTGTGGGCCAGACCCGCGGGGGAGAAGCGGCACGTGCTGGTGGCCACGTTGGAGAAGCATAAGTCTGCGGTGAACGCTTTGGCCCTAAACGACGACGCTTCGGTGCTGTTCTCGGGGGCCTGTGACCGTTCCATATTGGTGTGGGAGAGGGAGGACAGTGCGAACCACATGGTCGTGAGTGGGGCTCTCAGGGGGCACCAGAAGCCGATACTGTGCTTGGTCAATGTCTCTGACTTGCTTCTCAGTGGGTCGGCAGATCGGACGGTGAGGATTTGGAAGCGCGATTCTGATGGACGGTTTGGATGTCTTGCCGTCCTGGACGGTCACCGAAAACCGGTGAAATCCTTGGCGGCCATTCTGGAGAATGATGAAGCTTCACCTAATAACACACTTTCAGTTTTCAGTGGCACTCTAGATGGAGAGATTAAGGTTTGGCAGGTTTCTATCACCGCTCAATCCACGCATTATCCACAAATGGATTCATAG
- the LOC137812289 gene encoding uncharacterized protein, whose translation MVSVASYFGMTLGAFVFWHSMEKVHVWIALHQDEKQERLEKEAEIRRVREELLKQQANQKDSLY comes from the exons atggTGAGCGTGGCATCATACTTCGGGATGACGCTGGGTGCTTTCGTGTTCTGGCACTCCATGGAGAAAGTCCATGTCTGGATCGCTCTCCATCAAGACGAAAAG CAAGAGAGATTGGAGAAGGAAGCGGAGATCAGGAGGGTTAGAGAAGAATTATTAAAGCAGCAGGCCAATCAGAAGGATTCTCTTTACTGA